CCCGCACCCCGAGGGGTCGGTCGATCCGGCGCGCGACCTCGCGCTGCTGGAGACGGAGTTCCTGCTGGCCGACATGGACGTCGCCCAGCGGCGGATCGAGCGGCTGGAGGGGATCGTCAAGAAGGCCGGCAAGGAGGAGGACAAGCGGGAGCTGGAGCTGCTGCGGCGGGTGCTGGTGCACCTCGAGGCGGAGACGCCGCTGCGCGCGGCGGGGCTGGCGGCGGAGGAGCTCCGCACGCTGCGCGGCTTCGCCTTCCTCACGGCGCGGCCGCTGCTCGTCGCGGCGAACCTCGGCGAGGACCGCACGGCGGAGCTCGGCCAGGGGGCGCAGGCGTTCGGGCTGGGCGACCTGGAGTCGCGGCCGGGCTGCGCCTTCGTGGCCCTCTCGGCGAAGATCGAGCAGGAGATCGCGGGGCTGCCGGCGGAGGACGCGGCGGCGTTCCGGGCGGACCTCGGGATCGAGGAGCCGGCGCTGGACCGGCTGATCAAGGCCAGCTACCGGCTGCTGGGGCTGATCTCCT
This region of bacterium genomic DNA includes:
- a CDS encoding YchF family ATPase, with the translated sequence MDIALCGLPHSGKTTLWKILTGTDVPEGARVETRRGVAKVPDDRLDRLSALFKPKKTTHATVNYVDLAPMEKGAGKTDNPILTALRTADALVCVLRLWDDEADPHPEGSVDPARDLALLETEFLLADMDVAQRRIERLEGIVKKAGKEEDKRELELLRRVLVHLEAETPLRAAGLAAEELRTLRGFAFLTARPLLVAANLGEDRTAELGQGAQAFGLGDLESRPGCAFVALSAKIEQEIAGLPAEDAAAFRADLGIEEPALDRLIKASYRLLGLISFFTAGDDECRAWTIKAGTRAREAAGAIHSDIERGFIRAEVIRWDQ